The genomic stretch cctaaataaaacacactAGCCGCCTGcttactattttacatcttCACACCAcaattagtttatatttgttaaaataaaattacattttCACGTCCTTGCTTCATTTTAGCACAcccttttatttaatggtcatttttttccagtTTTAGTTTATGACTGGTCATCTATGGCCTTTTTTCGGGACGTTCATCATTTACGGCAGGTTTGCAAGAACTTGACTAACAACTTCACTGACAAGAGGCTCCAGGACTTTTTTTTTCACCGCTCTTATCGCCTTTGGTTTAACGATCCTACTCAGTATGTATATTACTTCCTCGGTTACTGCACTATCGGCGTGACTTTGGTCATGTCGTTTCACCACTTGATGGGAAACCCCGATGTGACGTTCGTTttcttcaattttatttgattttagtGGGAGGACTAGGCATTTGAGGAACCAGGTTCCCGACCGACACATGCTTCACGCCCATTCGATACCTTTCTTCAATCACGCTCTAAggtatttacacattcactCTTCACATCAACTAAcattacatatttttacttttgttaTCTAACATGTATTGCTAATACTCCTAGgtgttatatattgttaatacTCCTAGgtgttatatattgttaatacTCCTAGGTGTTATGTATTCATGTTATTGTTAGTTACTATCCATCACTGGTGCTCTTAGACACTTATTTTATGCCATATAGACCTAATtctattacacattactAGACGCTGCTAGTTAGACTTGTTTCCCTAACTTTGCCTTAGGAACTACTCTCAGAGATTCACTGCTTCCCTGGTCGACAATGAGCACGACTATGCCAAGGACATGCCCTACGGTACGTTATCGCGTCCATTCACCCTCTGCAGCATTTCGACAAACTCGTGAGAAGCACTATGGGAGATTCCCATTCATCTACAGTGCTCCTAGGTACTTTGTGGACACTCCTGAGTATGAGAACACTCTTCACGACAACGTGGAGAAGCGCTACAGGGTACGTTCCCCCCCCCCTAAATGACCTTTAGGACATGGGCTACTACAATTTTTAACCCAATGCCTGCCTTGTTTGCGTCATTTGAGCCACTTAAATTCAACTTGCCCTTTACAGTTACAGTGTTAATGAATGGCGCCATTAACTTACCTCATATAGCCACTGCTATTCACATCGATCCCTACTGACAACACTGTTTTGGTGCTACAACGCCATAGGGCCaccataatattttaatttattccACAAATTCAACAGCTACGTGGCTCACATTTACCTTTATGCTCTGTTCACACACCCCTAGAGGCATGTCCGTGTATTTATATGCCTTTTTACTTATCGAATTATCACAATACGTGTTTCATACGCCTTTACGGCCAACGAACGTGCTTTTATATACTTTCTTGTCCGTTGGAGGTGCTTTTGTGTGCCTTTTTGTCCGTTGGTGATGCTTTCATACGCCTTTACGGCCAATGAGAATGTCTTTATGTGCCTAATTTCTCCAATAAGAGTGCCTGTAATGAACCGTGTGTTTACTTACGCCTAGTCTGACTCTTAAGTAGTGAGCATAGGGATGTTAACACATTAAGTTGAAATGTAGGTGACGTTGCGAGCGCACTAACAGGAGAACGAATGGGCCGTCGATCCTGGTAGCGGCACTTCATTCGGGTCGGCATGGTGAGTGAAATTGTAGGCCTGGTGATTTACTCCTCCCATGTGATTCGCCATCACGGCCTGCCTCATGAAAGGCGGCTTCAGCAACTGCGGCGATTGCGCATAGGTGTTAAACGGGTGCGAGTACGGCATGGGACGACTCACTCGACGGTGCTTGGGGTACAAAAACTCAGTCGGGACGTTATTGAAGGGCACGCGTCCGGTGACGGGAAAGTCCCTGGGCACTTGCCTGTGGACCACCTAGGACAGTGATTAGGACCGGCATGAGGTGGCCAAGGTCTAAGTAGCTATCTATGGCTCGTGGCAGTCAATGGTTACCTGAGGGGCGTGGATCAAAGGCTTAATGTCCTCCGGCGGCAGTATGTCCAGCAGGAAGCTGTAAATGCTGCACCTGAAGATGGCCGAGATTATGTCCTGGCGCTAAAAATCGTGAGATTCCGTCGGCTTCCGTGCCTACTAATGTATCTGGCTGCTCTTACCTGGAGCGTACACCTCTTCGTCATCTGAGTGCAGGTCCAGGACTGCAGGGTCAAGTCCCTGATCAGCAGTTCACACGCCTTTGCCAGCACCACGGGGGCGTCGGAGGATATCATCTGCAACACACATGTTAACGGGCATAGCTAGACTTAAAGAGTATCTAGAGTACAATATATACATCTAATCACCATAAATAAAGATACCCCTTTGTGTTCCCCCTccttcattatttttttaaccCTGGCCACGGGGATGTGAATTTGCTTAACGAGGTCGTTATCTTCgcctaaattaaattttattcaccTCAGTTGACTTACTGGATATGCTCTCCTCGTACTGCTCATCTCTGGGCTCTCTTTCCAAATTTTCAGGATCCATTGGGCCTTCCTTAAGCTGGGTCACTAGTCGGATGGCTAAAACGTTAACTGAGGGGTGCCGACGCACTGGCTGTAACTTTATTGCAAATTAGGTAAAAATTATAGCAATTAGCGAAAATTGTAAGAATTACTCCAACAGTCGATCGTTTGAGTCGAATTTAATCGATTTGTGAAAAGAATCCtttaatttcaaataaaattggcGCAAACTGGTCGGAGCACAACAAACGAGCGTTTAAAGCACCTGACTACAAACTACATTTttcattaatattttaaactctgTTTCCGAATACAGCTGAGGggaattaatatattttacaaaatttcaAGGTGCAATCCCGTAACATAGACATAAGAGCTCGCGGTACCACTTTAATTTACAGGTTAGCCATAATTTACGTCAGACGCACCTTAATATGGAATTAATACGTCCAATGAAAGGCAGAATAGTgtatagaaataaaaattaatttgtgtGTAATTAGGCCTTCTACACCATTTGTGATAAACACATAGTTACCACCGACGCATTCATTTAACAACATATCGCAATAAGaaatgtattaaataattcatgtttctattatttattagttaaaactgtgtaatatttatgtCTGTGTGTCATATTAAGTTTTTCATTTCCCagaatttttaaacttgctcaacacacattttagtgGAATAAGGAGAGTTTAAAGTTTAtttcaataaataatgtatttttaaatcaccTTCCTGTAATAATACGATTTAGTATactgtattataaattattgaGTTCTTCCTAATCTTGTTGGAAACATAAATCTGTATTCACGAATTTAGTGCCTAATCTGGCGAGTAGACCTGTCATAATACATGGAgttcttattttatgttaatgTCTAGGTTTTATAATAAgcagtaaaataataattggCATTTTGATGTAAAAAAGATGATTAACACACTGGAATACATAAATAGTCCGTACGACTTGAGGATTCCACTGGATAGCTTCCTGCTAAAGTATCAAATTAGGTTTAACTTCTTAAAAAATGGTGAGTTGAGAAAGAAGATCATGATTAAAAGCAGTGAAAAACGACGTTAAGAGCGACAACAAGACGTCGAGCGTGAATGAGCTCGAGTACGTGGACTCGGAAGACGCAGGCACGTTCACATGGTGCCTGAGAAACTGTAAGAGGATATGTAAGACGGCAGATAACCTGTCACCAGTTACCCTGATGAGTCAAATACTGACgatgctgaaggaggacgacTCGGAGGTGGTGGCGTCAGTGCTGTGCGACACGCTGGGATTCGACAACATATACTTCATATCGAAGCTGATAACCTTCAGACAAAATCTGACGAGACAGTGGCAGTCTATGCTGGACAAGCTGTGCACGAAGATCAGGTACAACAAGCTGGACGACGCGAACTACGAAAGACTCAACACGGCGGTCCTGAAAAAGACGGGCAAGGACCTGAGTAAGCAGAAGTTTAAGCTGGAAGGGATACTGTCTCAAATACCGCCGCAGGACCTATTCTGCCTAATAGGACTGGACCTGAAGTCTGACAAGAAGGTGAACAGCTACGTGACGTTCCCGAAGCAAATAAGCCTTAACGTGATAAAGGAGGACACGGAAACGTACGAAAAACTAACGCTGCCACCACTGgagaataaaatacagcCGGTAAGAATGATAAGCACGTACGTAAAGAGTAATCCTAAAGAATAACACGTGACTTGAGGTAGTTAGCATAGGTAGGTAGCATGGCATAGATGTCACGTGTTGACGCCACAGGTTAATGGAAACGTAGAGGGACGAGGATTTGATATCGATCGAGTCGCTCCCAGAGTGGGCGCAGAAGGCCTTCAGAGGAATAGAAAAGTTGAACCTGATTCAGTCGAAGGTCTTCAACACGGCCTTCAATACCACTCAAAACCTACTGGTGTCTGCTCCCACAGGTAttgtatgtacatatacattTGGGTGACTCTGTATTGTAACTATTGGCACGTTGAGAGTTATGTGATGGCGAGTCGCAGTATTTATGTACTGCGATATGGTATACATAACAGTACTAGATTAGCAAGGTAATTATTCTAAATCGCACTGTGTGCATTGCTAGGTTATGCAATAACGTACAGTGTATGTGCTAGATAATGCTAGAGCGCACTGTAGTTTCTAAATTATCCTGCCCatagttgttttttaaattaaggCAATGTGCAGGCTGTGGAAAGACGAATGTGGGACTGCTGTGCGTACTCCACAACTACAGAGACTACTTTGAAAACGGAACGAGGTGCGGAAAGGTCGTCTACATAGCGCCAATGAAGGCCCTGGCCTCAGAAATAGTGGACAAGTACTCGAGTTCCCTCTCCCAGTTCGGACTGGCGGTGAGGGAAGTGACAGGAGACTACCAAGTGCCCAAAAGCGAGTTGGAGGAGATAGACATAATAGTGACGACGCCCGAAAAGTGCGACGTCGTGACGAGGAACTCGTTCTCAACGTCCACGCAGTCAGACGACTCGTTCCTGACGCGAGTGAACTTGATCATATTCGACGAAATACACTTGCTCAACGACGAAAGAGGCCCAGTGATAGAGACGATAGCAGCAaggttcttcaggtacgtGGCTGCGGAGTAACGGAATGAATAGGCTGATTGAAACGACGCAGGTGACCAGGCGAGTGGTGGGCATATCTGCGACACTGCCGAACTACGAGGACATAGCGACCTTCCTGAGGGTGGCGCCGGAAAACACGTTCTACTTCAACAGGGAGTACAGGCACGTGCCACTGGAGCAAGTATTCTACGGGTACAGTAAATTTAGTATAAGCATTTGTTTAGAGCAGTTTAAAGTGCCAGATAGTTATGTTATAGTTATGCAATAGGTAGTTACTATAACGCCATGGTTAAAACAAAAGGGTAGAAAGAGCAACAAGATAGTTGGTAGTAGGTAGccatttacatattatactagccatacacacatatatcaTAACAAGATAGTTAACATAACAAGATAGACAAAGTAACAAGCTAGTTAACATAACAAGATAGTTAACACGACGAGGTAGTTAACATAACAAGATAGTTAACACGACGAGGTAGTTAGTGTCACATGGCTGGTGAATAATGGAGTAATAGGATAAAAACGGACGACCAGCAGAAGACAAACGCACTGAGCATATGCTTCAGTCACGTAGTGGAGACGCTGGAAAAAGGGAAGCAATGTATGGTATTTGTGCACTCAAGAAATGAGACGCTGTCGACAGCAATGAAGATAATTGACCTCATAAAGGAGAATGATAAGGCGGATCTGTTCTACTCGGAAATGGGCATATATAAGAAGTACGCAAGCGCATTGAACAAGTTGACGACTCTGAGGACACTGGCAGAGTACTCGATATCGATACACCACGCAGGTACGGTGTGTTAACTAGCTAAAAGTAGAGTTGCAAGTGTCATGATGTGTTgatagaataaataattatgatACTCCGATGGCAAGTGTTGCCATTAAGTATTCAAATGAACGGAAATATGATTAGCGAACACTGCAAATGATTAACTATAATTACGTAGATTAACTTAAATTGGTTTAATATTACTTATATTACATAGATTAACTTAACTTGAATTATATTACTTAGATTACGTAGATAAACTTGACTTGGTTTAACATTAATAGAATTGACCATAATTAACGTAAATTGAATTAATTTGGcttatattaacaataacgAAATTGACTTTAACTAACTTTAATTAACACTAACTAGTTGAATATAATTGATACAAGTTgcttaaattaaatttacaataattaaattgataaCTGTTAATCAGGGTtgagtaaaaatgatagAGACCTGGTAGAAGATATGTTTAAGTCAGGGTTAGTGAAGATGTTGGTGTGCACGTCGACGCTGGCCTGGGGAGTTAACCTACCAGCACACTGCGTTATCATCAAGGGCACGTTCATAGGAGGAGTGGGAGTGGACAGGAACATCAATAACCTGGAGCTAAACCAGATCATGGGAAGAGCAGGAAGACCACAGTTCGACACTGAGGGAAAAGGAGTGCTGATAACAGAACATAAAAACCTGTACAGCTACGTAAGAATGCAAACAGAAAGAGTGCCAATAGAGTCGCAATTACACAGACACCTGGAAAACGCACTAAACGCAGAAATAGCAATAGGATCAATCAACAAtgaagcagaagcagtGACATGGCTGCAATACACATACCTGTACGTGAGAATGGGAAAGAATCCACTCTACTACGGAATTAACGGAAACGACGAGGAAACACAGCTGAGATATAGACAggaaatagttaaaaatgcAGCAAAAAACTTAGATAAGTCGAAGCTGATAAGGTACGCGAAGAAAGTGGGAGAGTTCAGCTCGACAGACCTGGGAAGAATAGCAGCAAGGTACTACGTGGATTACGAAACGACGCACAACCTGGCGTCGTCACTTAACCCACTGCTCTACTACCAAGACGGAATCATGAAGGACAGGTCCTATAACACGAGAGTGGACCTGATCAACCACGAGTTCATACTGGACAGACTGTGCGAGTGTAGAGAGTTCGAGTCAGTGCTATACAGAAACGAAGAGTACGAGGAGCTAATGGACCTGATGAAAGCACCGCAAGTAGTGTATAAGCCGAAGGGAGGGATCAACcacattaaaaacaaagtgAGCATTCTGATACAAGCCTACATAGGTAAAATGTACGTGAAGGCATCGAGTCTGCTGACGGACATGAACTTCATAGTACAGAACGCGCCGAGACTAGCAAGAGCATACTTCGAAATATCGATGTGCGAAACAGTGTGCGGGCCACCAGTGGAGCACATCTACGACTGGGTGTTAATCCTGGAGAGACAAATTAGCAACAAAAACATACTCTCAAATTTCACAGCACCAATGAACACAGGAGGCTGGGGAGGAAACAAGGGACTGTCCAAAGAGCAAGGTCTGCTGAGCGCCACAGTAGTGGAGCGCTTCAACAAGTTCACGCTGGACCAAATAGTGCACCTGACGAGCGAGGAGGTGTTGGACATAGTGAGAAGCAGGACTGAGGCGGCCACAGCGCACAAGTACATACGCTGCATCCCGTACCCGGAGCTTAGGCTGTACAACCAGCCAATCACAAACAAAATCAGCAAGTTGACGGTGACGatggagctgaagaatGAGTGGAGCAGGCGCTGGAACGGCCAGGCGGAAGTCTTCTACGTCTGGGTGTGCACGAGCTCGAGGCTGCTGTGCAACGCGCAGCTGACCTTCAGCGGCAGAGGAGCGCAGTACGCGGAGTTCTACGTGCCAATCCACAACAAGCACGAAAGCTACAGAGTTAAGGTATTCTCGACCACGTGGCTCAACCTGAGCTTTGAAATACCGACGCGCTTCGACGACGCGGCGACGACTGCGGACGAGTACACGCCGCTGCAGAAGCTTAACCCGCTGCCGACGGCGGCACTGGGCGCCGACAACATCTACGCATTCAGCCACTTCAACCCGCTGCAGACGCAGCTGTACCACAGGGCGCGCCACAGCGACGAAAGCCTGGTGGTGGCGGCGCCCACAGGCTCAGGCAAGACGCTCGTGGCGGAGCTGGCGCTCTTCAGGCTCTTCGAGCGCCACGCGGACGCAGTGGCAGTCTACGTGGCGCCGCTGAAGGCGCTCGCGCACGAGCGCTACAAGGACTGGGCGCGCAAGTTCCACTTTAAGCGGGTTTTGCAGCTGACGGGCGACGAGTCGCTCCCGACCCTAGTCAGGGACGGCCAGTTCAACGCGGACAACCTGAGGGGCGCGGCTAGCCACTCGGCGCCGCAAAGTGGCGAACGCTACTGGGCTGACGGCGACCTGGGTGACCTGGGCGGCGAGGAGGACGGCGTGGACGGCGTGGACGTCGACGAGTTCGACTGCGACCTGGGCGGCGGTATGTACGCTAGTGGCAACAGCGGTATAGGTACTAACACCAGCATTAGCAGTAACAGTTCCTATGCGATTGGTAACAGCAGCGCCTACGCCAGTGGTAGTAGTGGcaacagcagcaacaacaaaaacaataacaataacactaataacgacaacaataacactaACGCTAATAAcgacaacaataacactaACGCTAATAAcgacaacaataacagtgCCCGGAAAGCCTACGGCCAGCAGGGGCCAGCACGTGACGACCTGGAAAATTATAACATCATCATAACGACGCCGGAAAAGTGGGACGGCATCTCCAGGCActggaagaggaggaagctGGTGTCGAAGGTGGGCCTGACGATATTCGACGAGTTGCACCTGCTGGGCGAGTCGAGGGGCGCGACGATAGAGTCGATAGTGGCGAGGCAGCACACAATAAACCAGACCACGAGTAAGTTTCGGATTGATAGTGTTGATAGTTATTGGTACAACCACTATTAGTAGGCATCACTGGTAACTGGTGCTGGTGACTGGCATCTGGTAACTCGTAATTGTACTGGTAACCGATAACTGGTACTTGTGACTGGTACTGGTAACCAACACTACTAGCTTGTAGCTGGTAACTGATGCGAGCAGCCagtactaccactactattactataaCTAGTTAATACCAGTGGCCAGCATTAGCACAATACCAATAGCTAGTACCAGTGGCCAATACCAACACAATAGcaaacaaaaataacgCACATTCCTTAGACCATAAGATGAGGTACGTGTGTCTGAGCACGTCCCTGTCGAACATCCACGAGATCTCGGAGTGGCTGGGCGTGACCGACGTCTACAACTTCTCGCCTGCAGTGAGGCCCGTTAAGTGTAACCTCTACATCGACGGATTCTCAATCAAGGCATACTGTCCGAGAATGAACTCCATGAACAAGCCGTGCTTTGACACGATACTGAAGCACGACCAGGGGGCAAACGTGCTGATATTCGTGTCATCGAGGAGGCAGACGAGGATGACTGCACAGGACCTGATGGGACTGCTGCAGTTCCACAACTACACCTTCGGGGACCAGGAGTCGCCGCGCGACCACGGCCAGCACGCGTTCGACGACGAGTGGCTTAACGTGTTCGTGCCTCACGGAATAGGAATACACCACGCGGGTACAGAGTAGTTATCAGCATTGACGAGTAATACTGGTATTGGTAGTGGCAGTGGTAGTACTAAGCCTGGTACTGTTATTACTACGATTACTGATACCACTATTGATACTATTGgtactactattaatactattactactactaatactactactattaatactattactactattactactactattggTACTACCATTACTATTAACACTTATACTATTGGTACtactaataattataataaagtACATGGGTGTATAAGCAAggataaaactaaatttaaatttaggaCTAAGTGCGAAGGATAGAGAGCTGGTTCAGGATTTGTTCCTTAATAACAAGATCAAAGTGTTAATTGCGACATCGACACTGGCTTGGGGAGTGAATTTGCCGGCGAAGATAGTGATAATAAAGGTATGGCGGCTATCAAATGCAGACCCACAAATAGATACATggatatacacatacagagatatatataaatatacgCAATCACATAACTAGGTATATACCCATGCTTGGATATATATGTAGAATCACACACAAGTAAATACATACACAATTACAcaaatagatatatatgtaGATACTTAGATAATATGCAGCATCACACacaagtatatatatacacaatcaCACAACTaggtatatatatacacaatcaCACAACTaggtatatacatatttaggGCACTGAGTTCTACGACGGGAGAGTTAAGAAGTATATCGACTACTCAGCAACAGATATAATACAGGTAACGGTTACAATTAACAGTTAGTAGGATGCGTATTTAAGACTAGCCAGTGAGGTGTTAACGACATTAGTAGATGGTAGGAAGAGCTGGTAGAAGCATAGAAGACGGAGAGGCATACGCATACATATTCACGGAGACGAGGAAGGTGGGATTCTACAAGGCCTTCATGTTCACGCCGTTCCCAACGGAGTCGTTCTTCCTGGAGAAAATCAACGACGCACTAAACTCGGAAATAGCAACAGGCTCAGTgacgacgaagaggaaAGCACTGGACTACCTGGCAAGAACATTCCTGTACAAGAGACTAAAGTCGAATCCaaaatattacacacaGTCGCCAAATATATGTAGGTTTACACAAGAAAGATAGTTATTGTCACAAGGCTACAATGTAATCAACATGACAGTTAGgaatagtagtagtgtaTACTAGATACTAATAAGATAATGTGAAGTGACAGCTGGTTGATAATAGTGGAGATAACACTAGTTAATAGTAATAGCAATGCTGCCAATAACACTAGTTAATAGTAATAGCAATGGCGGCCATAAGTTATAACAATAGTagttagtagtagtggaGTATAGCAACGTGAACAGTTGATGTAAAACGATAATGAAAGTCGTAATAACTGATGAGTAGATGATGGGAAGGTGGATCTTATCACGGAGTTAAAGCCGGAGGAAACAGTGAAGTTTGAGAGTAGCGTGAAGATGGACGACAATATGAAACTGGAGGAACTGTGCGAAGTGGTGATCAACAACGCAGTGTCGGAGTTGGTTAAGCTGGGATGCGTCTCCCTGGAGTATCCGCAGGAAGAGTTTAAGATCATGGAGCACGGCCTGCTGGTGCCGACGCTCAACGGGAGCCTGGCCTCACAGTACTACATAAGCTGCAGGACAGTGCACGAGTTCTCAAGCATGGACCTGGCGAGAGACCTGGGATTCTACGAAATCATGAGGATACTGGCCAACGCAAAGGAGTTTAACCTGGTCCCGCTGAGGCACAACGAGGACGTGTACAACGTGCAGCTGTCGCAGAGGTGTCCGAGCAGGATCGCAGAGTCGGAGGCGTCAAACCCGAACGCTAAGGCGTTCCTGCTGTTCCAAGCAAGGCTGTACAACATCAGGCTGCCAGTGTTCGACTACAACAACGACACAAAGTCGATACTGGACCAGCTGCCAAGGATCATTCAGGTACGCTAAGTTGATCATACAGCTATCAGCAACAATTGAATAGTTAGTTATACACTGGtgtttgttattatttactggTTAATTATACATTGGTATTATAATAGGTTGGTTATACACTAGTAGTTGTTATACTAAATTGGTTATACAGTGGTAATGGTTATTATAATAGGTTAATTATACACTAGTAGTTGCTATCAATAGGTTATATAACacattaacaataataatgtgAACTAGTTACTTAAAGTATTagtaatagataaatatgtacTGGTGCCTAGTAATTGTAGTAGCAATAGCTAGTATTGATAAGACAACTTAGTGCCTCCTGGAAATATTCATCATCAATCGCAATTTCAACAATGTCAGTTACCTGCTGTTGCTGTATAAGTGTCTGTATTATGGCTTAAATCCAATGCGTCTAGAGCTCCCGTATGACATAAACTATGAGATGGAAGTGAGTGTGAACAATATAAGTAGGCCAAAAGGTAAAAGCATTAGCAAATATATAGAATAGAAAGGAAAATAGCAATATTTATTAGACAATTAAGCAGCCAAACAATAGAAAAGTATATAGGTATATTAGTAGACTAAACCATTCAacttgtaaattattaaaatgcCAATTAAGTAGACTagtagataaatattttgGTAGACTAGTATATTGGTATTTTGGTATATTAATTGGTAAATCGCTAAACTAAACAATTAAGTAGATTggtaaaattagtaaattagtaGACTagtaaaattagtaaattagtaGTCTACTAGACCATTATAAAAACTAGTATTGATAATTTACTTAGAAGAGAAGTACATAACAAGGGACTGCAACATTAAGCTGACGATCAAATTACATGAATTAAGTAACACGAATGAAACACACTACCTGTTCgtggtaaataaaaaaacaaatgtaatatatggATATAAAAAGGTGTACAGAGAATCGACACATACATTTAAGTAAGTTAATATAAGTTATCAAATATGTAGACTGAGAGTTGGTCAAAGAAGTAACTTGACACTGGGAATCATACTATCATGTCCAACATTGTTACTGTATGAGCAGGAAGTATGCGTACACATTGAGGCAAGAAGTAAAAAGTAGAAATCAGGAAAAGGAATAAAAGTAGTAGGGtcaaaaaagaaaaagctGGGATTCaacatattaaaatataacataaattattcaAACAAATCATAAAGGAGagtaaaaaggtaaaagacacctgaaaaaaataagaagatATCAGGCCAAGAAaaacaatgtgtaattCCAACATAACataaagtaataaaatgttataaatCAAACACATGCATAAGCTAAATAATAAGAATAAGAAAAagcaaaaacaaataagcaactatttaaataaatagtaaacaTTTGGTATTGTGTCTATTTAAACATATGGAATCAGCCCCCATTAAAGGGATGTGTACCCGGGGGAGCCGTgtagataaatatagaGAATATGAATGAacatttgtaatatatatagaaCAGTATTAATATATCTGTTGTTATGCTATGGAAAAAAGTTCATCAATGGCCAAGGAATCCAGGAAGATAGACAAAATTCGCCAGAACAAAATAGCAGAGCCGGTACAACTCAACAATCAGCCACCGCGGCTCCAGAAAACACAACAAGCTTAAATCCTACACTTTTAAACGCAAATATCAATGATAACATAAACTTTGTACAAGCCCAACTAGGAGCGCTACCTACTCAACaagctccagctccttcccAGGCATCGCAAGCAGCAGCCAAGGCACAAGGACACCAGGACATTTCATTAGACTCTCCGAGCGACACCGATGCGGAAGACATTCCGCTATCTATAAAAAGGAAGCTCACCCAAAAGACAGCACCAGAGCAACCGACAAGCGGCTCAGAAATAGAGCTGGATGTCGACCTTGATGCCAAGGCGAAGCAAAGATTAGCACAAACGTCAACACAGCAGCCAACAGCTGTACCGCAAGCAGGATGTGCTCCCA from Theileria orientalis strain Shintoku DNA, chromosome 1, complete genome encodes the following:
- a CDS encoding nuclear transcription factor Y subunit C-2, encoding MDPENLEREPRDEQYEESISSEDNDLVKQIHIPVARVKKIMKEGEHKGMISSDAPVVLAKACELLIRDLTLQSWTCTQMTKRCTLQRQDIISAIFRCSIYSFLLDILPPEDIKPLIHAPQVVHRQVPRDFPVTGRVPFNNVPTEFLYPKHRRVSRPMPYSHPFNTYAQSPQLLKPPFMRQAVMANHMGGVNHQAYNFTHHADPNEVPLPGSTAHSFSCTLIGEIRHIKTFSLAVKAYESITNGQKGTQKHLQRTRKYIKARSLAVKAYETRVCEQSIKVNVSHVAVEFVE
- a CDS encoding DEAD-box helicase, giving the protein MLDKLCTKIRYNKLDDANYERLNTAVLKKTGKDLSKQKFKLEGILSQIPPQDLFCLIGLDLKSDKKVNSYVTFPKQISLNVIKEDTETYEKLTLPPLENKIQPRDEDLISIESLPEWAQKAFRGIEKLNLIQSKVFNTAFNTTQNLLVSAPTGCGKTNVGLLCVLHNYRDYFENGTRCGKVVYIAPMKALASEIVDKYSSSLSQFGLAVREVTGDYQVPKSELEEIDIIVTTPEKCDVVTRNSFSTSTQSDDSFLTRVNLIIFDEIHLLNDERGPVIETIAARFFRLIETTQVTRRVVGISATLPNYEDIATFLRVAPENTFYFNREYRHVPLEQVFYGIKTDDQQKTNALSICFSHVVETLEKGKQCMVFVHSRNETLSTAMKIIDLIKENDKADLFYSEMGIYKKYASALNKLTTLRTLAEYSISIHHAGLSKNDRDLVEDMFKSGLVKMLVCTSTLAWGVNLPAHCVIIKGTFIGGVGVDRNINNLELNQIMGRAGRPQFDTEGKGVLITEHKNLYSYVRMQTERVPIESQLHRHLENALNAEIAIGSINNEAEAVTWLQYTYLYVRMGKNPLYYGINGNDEETQLRYRQEIVKNAAKNLDKSKLIRYAKKVGEFSSTDLGRIAARYYVDYETTHNLASSLNPLLYYQDGIMKDRSYNTRFESVLYRNEEYEELMDLMKAPQVVYKPKGGINHIKNKVSILIQAYIGKMYVKASSLLTDMNFIVQNAPRLARAYFEISMCETVNKNILSNFTAPMNTGGWGGNKGLSKEQGLLSATVVERFNKFTLDQIVHLTSEEVLDIVRSRTEAATAHKYIRCIPYPELRLYNQPITNKISKLTVTMELKNEWSRRWNGQAEVFYVWVCTSSRLLCNAQLTFSGRGAQYAEFYVPIHNKHESYRVKVFSTTWLNLSFEIPTRFDDAATTADEYTPLQKLNPLPTAALGADNIYAFSHFNPLQTQLYHRARHSDESLVVAAPTGSGKTLVAELALFRLFERHADAVAVYVAPLKALAHERYKDWARKFHFKRVLQLTGDESLPTLQGPARDDLENYNIIITTPEKWDGISRHWKRRKLVSKVGLTIFDELHLLGESRGATIESIVARQHTINQTTMANTNTIANKNNAHSLDHKMRYVCLSTSLSNIHEISEWLGVTDVYNFSPAVRPVKCNLYIDGFSIKAYCPRMNSMNKPCFDTILKHDQGANVLIFVSSRRQTRMTAQDLMGLLQFHNYTFGDQESPRDHGQHAFDDEWLNVFVPHGIGIHHAGLSAKDRELVQDLFLNNKIKVLIATSTLAWGVNLPAKIVIIKGTEFYDGRVKKYIDYSATDIIQMVGRAGRSIEDGEAYAYIFTETRKVGFYKAFMFTPFPTESFFLEKINDALNSEIATGSVTTKRKALDYLARTFLYKRLKSNPKYYTQSPNILDDGKVDLITELKPEETVKFESSVKMDDNMKLEELCEVVINNAVSELVKLGCVSLEYPQEEFKIMEHGLLVPTLNGSLASQYYISCRTVHEFSSMDLARDLGFYEIMRILANAKEFNLVPLRHNEDVYNVQLSQRCPSRIAESEASNPNAKAFLLFQARLYNIRLPVFDYNNDTKSILDQLPRIIQINMYWCLVIVCLLEIFIINRNFNNVSYLLLLYKCLYYGLNPMRLELPYDINYEMEVSVNNIKEKYITRDCNIKLTIKLHELSNTNETHYLFVVNKKTNVIYGYKKVYRESTHTFKLRVGQRSNLTLGIILSCPTLLLYEQEVCVHIEARSKK